In the genome of Bremerella sp. P1, the window GCTCATGCTGGGGGTGGGAATTTTGCACATGCTTCCGCACGGCATTGCCGAGTGCAATTCGATGGATTGGGCAATGGGCGCTCTGTTGGTGGGGCTGATTACCACCTTCTTCCTGATGCGGCTGTTTCATTTTCATGAGCATGCCCCCATCGAAAATGAATACCCAGGCACCGCGGCCGGCGACCACAAGCACGGCGGCCACCTGCATTGCGACCACGAGCACGAGCAACCAGGGCATACGCACACGCATAACCACTCGCACGATGCCCCCGATTCCAAGATGCGTTGGCTGGGGGTCTTCATGGGCTTGTCGCTGCACACGCTATTGGATGGTATCGCGTTAGCGGCAGGCGTTTCGGCAGCCGCCCATCACGATTCCGCTTTCATGGGACTCTTGGGCCTGGGCGTCTTCCTGGGGATCTTCTTGCACAAGCCGCTCGATGCACTATCGATCACCTTCATCATGCGGCAAAGTAAATGGCCGGTGAGCACCATCAACGTGGTTAACCTTGGTTACGCCCTGATGTGCCCTTTGGGCGTCGCGTTGTTCTTCGCCGGTTACAACGGGTTCGATGCGGACAAGCAGTTCATGGTCGGCCTGGCCCTTTGCTTTTCGGCTGGCGTCTTTCTGTGTATCTCGCTGGCTGACATTCTGCCGGAAGTACAGTTCCACTCGCACGACAAGGTCAAGCTTTCGCTGGTCATGCTGCTAGGGGTCGGTGCCGCCTACCTGATTGGTTTTGCCGAACCAGGCGGACTGCACGACCATAGCAAGCCGCCGCAAGAGCAAGCGGTGGAAGTTGCCGAGCCCGATTCTTAGGGCGAGCGGGGAATCCGGGCATCGGCTCCGTGTCGCTTTCTAGGTTTGGGCTCGACCGGTACGTTGATGAACCAGTTGAGCAGAAGTCCCAAGACGAAGCCGACGATCAGCATCGTGAAAAATGGAATCGGTGCGCTGGCCGTTTCCCAGCCATGCTGCAGTGACGATCCAAAGATGGTGGCCAGCGTGACCATAGGAAAGAACATCGCCGCGAGGATGTTCAACCGATGTGCCGAGACCGCCATGCGATGGCTGCTGGCCGCTTGCTGTTCGGTACGCTGAGCAATCAGAAAGTCGAGTTCATTCTTCGACTCGTTATAAAGCAGGTCCGCCGAACGTTCTAATTCGTAACTTCGATCGCGGAAGTTGATCATCGTCCGATCGTTGCCAGAAAGCTCGCGAGCCGCTTGCAGTGTACTGTGCAGGTTTCGGGTTGCTCGCAGTAGTGGCCCCAGTTCGCTGATGACGCGAAAGTACTCTTCGCTCGACTGGGCATCGGATTCCGCTTTTTCAAGCTTGCCAATCGCCACGTTGTACTCTTCCAGGTGCTTGAGCATCGACGAAGGCCCTTGGCCCAGGTCACTGCTTTGTAGGACGCCGCTGGGGTTGCGCCAGAAGTATCGCCCGCTGCGGACG includes:
- a CDS encoding ZIP family metal transporter — protein: MLLLAIYCLLIIAASLLGGWLPVVIRLTHTRMQMMMSAVGGLMLGVGILHMLPHGIAECNSMDWAMGALLVGLITTFFLMRLFHFHEHAPIENEYPGTAAGDHKHGGHLHCDHEHEQPGHTHTHNHSHDAPDSKMRWLGVFMGLSLHTLLDGIALAAGVSAAAHHDSAFMGLLGLGVFLGIFLHKPLDALSITFIMRQSKWPVSTINVVNLGYALMCPLGVALFFAGYNGFDADKQFMVGLALCFSAGVFLCISLADILPEVQFHSHDKVKLSLVMLLGVGAAYLIGFAEPGGLHDHSKPPQEQAVEVAEPDS